Proteins from a single region of Runella sp. SP2:
- a CDS encoding Pycsar system effector family protein, producing MEEFEQPKEKDKSKKEKKKKKKKEGRSAETMFRTTLASHLQLSAMADQKAGLMISINSIIISVVITFLVSEVESNPRLLVPMTLLVVVCLATITLALLSTRPSVRSKAERLTLDKSKIDLLFFGDYLALSRDEYKEAMKQLVTEEERVKETMIDNIYAQGFVIERKYRLLKITYLVFMIGFPLVLLSFLLVLFGVS from the coding sequence ATGGAAGAGTTTGAACAACCCAAAGAAAAAGACAAGTCGAAGAAAGAGAAAAAGAAGAAGAAAAAAAAAGAAGGCCGTAGTGCAGAAACAATGTTTCGGACGACTTTAGCAAGTCATCTTCAGCTCAGCGCCATGGCCGACCAAAAAGCGGGCTTGATGATTTCGATTAATTCTATCATCATTTCGGTGGTTATCACTTTCTTGGTGAGTGAAGTAGAGTCCAATCCTCGGTTATTGGTGCCGATGACCTTGTTGGTAGTGGTTTGCCTAGCGACGATTACCTTGGCGTTGCTTTCTACCCGCCCGTCGGTACGCTCCAAAGCCGAGCGTCTGACGTTGGATAAATCCAAAATTGACTTGTTGTTTTTCGGGGATTATTTGGCGCTATCGCGCGATGAGTACAAAGAAGCAATGAAGCAACTGGTAACGGAAGAGGAACGAGTAAAAGAAACGATGATTGACAATATTTACGCCCAAGGGTTTGTCATTGAGCGTAAATATCGGTTGTTAAAAATCACTTATTTGGTGTTTATGATTGGTTTTCCGTTGGTGCTGCTTAGTTTTTTGTTGGTGTTATTTGGGGTTAGTTGA
- a CDS encoding S9 family peptidase: MKKLFFICLLFLTNWSFGQSSDLNERVKALEDKLQFMEQGLTKTIDDLLWYEKLGDVAIIDKVRYASKPPHVVRNPTGQGAYNPVVIPAYTFIPKKYAESKKLPLIVLIHGGVHGDFNTFYAHIVREMVEQGYIIIAPEYRGSTGYGSTFYRQIDYGAYENDDVLAGKRWAVENIPQVDAERVGIMGWSHGGMITLMNIFDHPEDYRVAYAGVPVSDLIARMGYKTQSYRNEFSSPNHIGKDAAENVAEYRRRSPLWNAQKLKTPLLIHTNTNDEDVNVLEVEGLINALKANGKKFEYKIYQEAPGGHTFNRIDTKLAKESRQEIYRFLAPHLTPPNPVK; the protein is encoded by the coding sequence ATGAAAAAACTCTTTTTTATTTGTTTATTGTTCTTGACAAATTGGTCATTTGGACAAAGTTCCGACCTCAACGAACGTGTCAAGGCGTTGGAAGACAAACTCCAATTTATGGAACAAGGTCTGACCAAAACCATCGACGACCTGCTTTGGTATGAAAAACTGGGCGATGTCGCCATCATTGACAAAGTTCGGTACGCCAGCAAGCCTCCGCACGTGGTACGCAACCCCACTGGGCAAGGCGCCTACAATCCCGTGGTTATTCCTGCCTATACTTTTATTCCAAAAAAATACGCGGAGTCTAAAAAGTTGCCGTTGATTGTGCTCATTCACGGGGGTGTTCACGGCGATTTTAATACGTTTTATGCCCACATTGTCCGCGAAATGGTTGAGCAAGGATACATCATCATCGCTCCCGAATACCGAGGAAGTACGGGCTACGGAAGCACTTTTTACCGCCAAATCGACTACGGTGCCTATGAAAACGATGATGTGTTGGCAGGAAAACGCTGGGCCGTCGAAAACATACCACAAGTCGATGCCGAACGCGTAGGAATTATGGGGTGGAGCCACGGCGGGATGATTACGCTCATGAATATTTTTGACCATCCCGAAGATTACCGCGTTGCCTACGCTGGCGTGCCTGTGAGTGACTTGATTGCCCGCATGGGCTACAAAACCCAAAGCTATCGCAACGAGTTCTCGTCACCCAATCACATTGGGAAAGATGCTGCCGAAAACGTGGCCGAATACCGCCGCCGCTCGCCGCTTTGGAATGCTCAAAAACTGAAAACCCCACTGCTCATTCACACCAATACCAACGACGAGGACGTCAACGTACTGGAAGTAGAAGGACTTATCAACGCACTGAAAGCCAACGGCAAAAAATTTGAGTATAAAATTTACCAAGAAGCCCCAGGTGGGCATACTTTCAACCGAATTGACACAAAATTAGCCAAAGAATCGCGGCAAGAGATCTACCGCTTCCTTGCGCCCCACCTTACACCGCCTAATCCTGTTAAATAA
- a CDS encoding 3-oxoacyl-ACP synthase III family protein: MPYSKITGLGFYVPENVVTNDDLSKLMDTSDQWIRERTGIQERRYFTYGKDTNASMATAAARQALERAGLQPSDVDMIVYATITPDYFFPGSAFLMQRELDLIGIPVIDIREQCSGFVYALSIADQFIKTNTYKTILVIGAEIQSTWTDKSNKGRNVAVIFGDGAGAAVVQATEDPTHRVLSTHLHADGRFAEDLFVKDPGSSRPVRSATKEMVDEGGFEVIMNGNAVFKHAVVRFAEAINEALDANGYKPEDISLLVPHQANIRISEYIRQQMGLREDQVYNNIHKYGNTTAASIPIALTEAWEEGRVKEGDLVCLAAFGSGFTWASALIKW; this comes from the coding sequence ATGCCATATTCCAAAATTACAGGTTTGGGTTTTTACGTACCCGAAAACGTAGTAACCAATGATGACTTGAGCAAACTGATGGATACGTCGGATCAGTGGATTCGTGAGCGGACTGGGATTCAAGAACGCCGTTACTTTACCTACGGCAAAGATACCAACGCGAGCATGGCTACTGCGGCGGCGCGTCAGGCCCTCGAACGGGCAGGTTTGCAACCGTCGGATGTTGACATGATTGTGTATGCCACCATTACGCCCGACTATTTTTTTCCAGGTTCGGCGTTTTTGATGCAGCGCGAACTCGACCTCATTGGTATTCCTGTGATTGACATTCGGGAACAATGTTCGGGTTTTGTGTATGCGCTTTCGATTGCTGATCAATTCATCAAAACCAATACGTATAAAACGATTTTGGTCATTGGTGCCGAAATTCAATCGACTTGGACTGATAAAAGCAATAAAGGCCGCAACGTCGCGGTGATTTTTGGGGATGGCGCAGGGGCTGCCGTCGTGCAGGCCACCGAAGATCCGACCCACCGCGTGCTTTCTACGCACTTACACGCCGACGGTCGTTTTGCTGAAGACTTGTTTGTAAAAGACCCAGGCAGTAGTCGCCCCGTTCGCTCGGCTACCAAAGAGATGGTGGACGAGGGGGGATTTGAAGTAATAATGAACGGAAACGCGGTCTTTAAACACGCCGTTGTCCGTTTTGCCGAAGCTATCAACGAAGCCTTGGATGCCAATGGCTACAAGCCTGAAGATATTTCGCTGCTAGTACCTCACCAAGCGAACATCCGTATCAGTGAATATATCCGCCAGCAGATGGGTCTGCGCGAAGACCAAGTTTATAACAACATTCATAAATACGGCAACACCACTGCCGCCTCCATTCCGATTGCCCTCACCGAAGCTTGGGAAGAAGGGCGCGTCAAAGAAGGCGACCTTGTTTGTTTGGCTGCTTTTGGTAGCGGTTTTACGTGGGCGTCTGCACTGATTAAATGGTAA
- the purS gene encoding phosphoribosylformylglycinamidine synthase subunit PurS: MKFIAEINVMPQKEILDPQGKAVKLGLHNLGIDDVSDVRIGKHITLSLDADSEAAAQQLVETACSKLLANLIMEDYTYTLKEA, from the coding sequence ATGAAATTCATCGCCGAAATCAACGTCATGCCCCAAAAAGAAATCCTTGATCCACAAGGGAAAGCCGTTAAACTCGGGCTTCATAATTTGGGTATCGACGACGTATCTGATGTCCGTATTGGCAAACACATCACTTTGAGTTTAGACGCTGATTCAGAGGCTGCCGCCCAACAACTCGTCGAAACGGCTTGCAGTAAATTGTTGGCCAATTTGATTATGGAAGACTATACTTACACGTTGAAAGAAGCTTAG
- a CDS encoding DinB family protein, with product MKTHFLRLLDYERWANAQLVASIESLETPPERALSLMSHVLNAQMVWFTRVANDHLVVGVWDVLPVAWLSETLEHSYQKWSSFVKDTDEADFDKIITYQTTTGATFQSSLGDILTHLSHHAAYHRGQIITILKSELSQVPSTDFILWARQS from the coding sequence ATGAAAACGCATTTTCTCCGACTTCTTGATTATGAACGTTGGGCCAACGCCCAATTGGTCGCTTCCATTGAATCGCTCGAAACACCTCCCGAAAGAGCTTTGTCGCTGATGAGCCATGTGCTGAATGCACAAATGGTTTGGTTTACACGCGTTGCCAATGATCATTTGGTGGTAGGCGTGTGGGACGTCTTGCCTGTGGCTTGGCTTTCCGAAACGTTGGAACACAGTTACCAAAAATGGTCAAGCTTTGTAAAAGATACCGACGAAGCCGATTTTGATAAAATTATTACCTACCAAACCACCACTGGTGCTACTTTTCAGTCGTCGTTAGGTGATATTTTAACGCACTTGAGCCACCACGCGGCTTATCACCGTGGACAAATCATCACTATTTTAAAATCCGAATTGTCCCAAGTACCCTCTACTGACTTTATACTTTGGGCGCGTCAATCTTAA
- a CDS encoding M20/M25/M40 family metallo-hydrolase: MLNRTSTFTLFTLLSCSVFLPKHGNAQENGEGKSGKVEASYVKEIEQLAKTKPLQAAFQSILGQTQRNRNELIMLTEIPAPPFMETKRGERFASMLKDAGADSVWTDKEGNVLALRKGKKRTRTVAFDAHLDTVFPLETKIKVSSNADTLFAPGIADNTRGLVLLLSVVRALEEAKVETEADVLFVGSVGEEGLGDLRGTKFLFTDQSRRIDSWIAIDGGETGTLINMGLGSFRYRVTFRGPGGHSWGAFGLANPQHALGSAIHYFSKAADKFTRSGARTSYNVGRIGGGTSVNSIAFESWMEVDMRSEIPENLNMVDSLLKASIQQALVEHNAMKRMGPALTVEIKKIGDRPSGELPESVPLIQRAMAATTYFGVSPRLTRGSTNSNVPISKGIPAITLGQGGKTGNNHALNEWWYDEKDSYKAIQLALLTLVSEAGLAK, from the coding sequence ATGCTAAATCGTACCTCTACCTTCACATTGTTTACCTTGTTGAGTTGTTCTGTCTTTCTTCCAAAGCACGGAAATGCCCAAGAAAACGGCGAAGGCAAAAGCGGAAAAGTAGAAGCTTCTTACGTAAAGGAAATAGAGCAATTGGCCAAAACCAAGCCATTACAGGCCGCGTTTCAGTCTATTCTAGGCCAAACCCAACGCAACCGAAACGAGCTTATCATGCTCACCGAAATTCCTGCGCCACCGTTTATGGAAACCAAGCGCGGCGAACGCTTTGCCAGTATGCTCAAAGATGCGGGCGCTGATTCGGTTTGGACGGATAAAGAAGGAAATGTACTCGCACTTCGCAAGGGAAAGAAGCGCACGCGCACGGTTGCTTTTGACGCCCATTTGGACACCGTTTTTCCGCTCGAAACCAAGATTAAAGTAAGCAGCAATGCCGATACGCTCTTTGCGCCAGGCATTGCCGACAATACCCGTGGCTTGGTCTTGTTGCTGTCGGTAGTCAGAGCGCTGGAAGAAGCCAAGGTAGAAACCGAAGCAGATGTGCTGTTTGTGGGCTCGGTGGGCGAAGAAGGCTTGGGAGATTTGCGCGGCACCAAGTTTTTGTTTACCGACCAAAGTCGCCGCATCGACTCTTGGATTGCCATCGACGGCGGTGAAACGGGCACGCTTATCAACATGGGTTTGGGTTCGTTTCGTTACCGTGTCACGTTTCGTGGCCCTGGCGGTCACTCGTGGGGAGCTTTTGGGTTGGCCAATCCCCAACACGCGCTCGGTTCTGCCATTCATTATTTTTCCAAAGCGGCGGATAAGTTTACGCGTTCGGGCGCTCGCACAAGCTATAACGTAGGGCGCATTGGTGGCGGAACGTCGGTCAATTCGATTGCATTTGAGTCTTGGATGGAAGTCGATATGCGTTCAGAAATTCCCGAAAACCTCAACATGGTCGATTCGTTACTAAAAGCCTCCATTCAGCAAGCCTTGGTGGAGCACAATGCCATGAAACGCATGGGGCCCGCGTTGACGGTAGAAATCAAAAAAATAGGCGATCGTCCTTCTGGCGAACTTCCCGAAAGTGTTCCGCTCATTCAGCGCGCCATGGCCGCTACTACCTACTTTGGGGTATCGCCTCGACTAACCCGTGGCTCAACCAATTCCAACGTGCCTATTTCCAAAGGAATACCTGCGATTACGCTCGGACAAGGCGGAAAAACGGGCAATAACCACGCCCTTAACGAGTGGTGGTACGACGAAAAAGACAGCTATAAAGCCATTCAACTTGCCCTGCTGACGCTTGTATCGGAGGCAGGTTTGGCCAAATAA